One genomic segment of Paenibacillus xylanexedens includes these proteins:
- a CDS encoding IS3 family transposase, producing the protein MDELRCSHDITRLLSITGIPRSSYYKWRATQPQRDARQDRDREIKEHMMAIHFENREFGYPRMTTALWESGLNVNHKKVYRIMRELSIQSVIRKKRKKSSYTPSVIYPNRLKRQFHATAPQQKMVTDITYISDGNSFVYLSVIQDLFNNEIVAWQLSKRNDVQLVLDTVEQWTQKRDVSEAVLHSDQGFQYTSQAYNTRLEAFGIKGSHSRKATCLDNACIESFFSHLKTEKLYLNQCNSEVEIRQAVEDYMYNYNYRRFQAKLKQRAPIEYRCALAA; encoded by the coding sequence ATAGATGAATTGCGCTGCTCGCATGACATTACACGCCTATTATCGATTACAGGAATACCCCGTTCCAGTTACTACAAATGGCGAGCAACACAGCCGCAGCGAGATGCAAGACAAGACCGTGACCGTGAGATCAAAGAACACATGATGGCTATTCATTTTGAAAACCGAGAGTTTGGTTATCCTCGTATGACAACGGCGCTCTGGGAGTCTGGCCTGAACGTGAATCACAAGAAAGTATATCGAATCATGCGGGAACTATCGATCCAATCAGTGATTCGCAAGAAGCGGAAGAAGTCCAGCTATACGCCATCTGTGATCTATCCGAATCGCCTAAAGCGCCAATTTCATGCTACAGCACCCCAGCAAAAAATGGTGACGGATATTACCTATATTTCGGATGGGAATTCATTCGTTTACCTGTCCGTGATTCAAGACTTGTTCAACAACGAGATTGTAGCTTGGCAGTTATCTAAACGGAACGATGTTCAGCTCGTATTGGATACGGTGGAACAATGGACACAAAAAAGAGACGTTTCAGAAGCCGTGCTCCATTCGGATCAGGGCTTCCAATATACGTCTCAGGCGTACAACACACGATTAGAAGCATTCGGCATTAAGGGCAGCCACTCTCGCAAAGCAACCTGCCTGGATAACGCATGCATCGAATCCTTCTTTTCGCATCTCAAGACAGAGAAGCTGTACCTTAATCAGTGTAATTCAGAAGTAGAGATTCGACAAGCCGTGGAAGATTATATGTACAATTACAATTACCGACGTTTTCAAGCCAAACTCAAACAGCGCGC